The Candidatus Koribacter versatilis Ellin345 genome has a segment encoding these proteins:
- a CDS encoding tetratricopeptide repeat protein yields MSYVPAPDNRQPGLLSGSRAILALILGVTALVYAGTLQFGFTYDDTPQIVTNPRISSWSYLPKYFTEHVWAQISASGTYYRPLFLLWLRLNHALFGVQNPFPWHLTTVLLHLLAVTLVFRLLIKTFSLEVAGIATFVFALHPGHVESVAWISGCTEPLMTCALVGAILCWTNRRNSRGALWLAASWLLCLASLLIKETAVLLPVLIFVYSLFEDRESPRFDAYKRAVLNTLPFAVITVAELMVRARVLRGGVADEPHPAMQTLLTVPSAISFYIQHLFWPVKLSPFYGLELMQKFSAVVVIPAALVALCAVALLLVLAFRSRTLLIAVAWLVLPVLPALIGIRLFDSNDIVHDRYLYLSTIGLGLLLGLAISRLPAAGTEIFRLPRAQFACIALIAIAIAAGTALEIRPWSNNLALFLRGVDVAPNSTPAYSHLAFEVYKRGDAADAERLYKHAVALGPNDWPANFGLAMIEMRMSNWNEADRFFQRAIEISPSVSNGSYLLQARVRVEMQHYDAAEKSVREAIDNWPNIASQHLLLAQILTKQGRIEEARSEYQKELTLNPTSTEARMGLAEIGQ; encoded by the coding sequence ATGTCTTACGTACCGGCCCCCGACAACCGCCAACCCGGCTTGCTAAGCGGGTCCCGCGCCATTTTGGCACTCATTCTCGGAGTCACTGCTCTCGTCTACGCCGGTACCCTGCAATTTGGCTTTACCTACGACGACACCCCACAAATCGTAACCAATCCACGCATTTCCTCATGGAGTTACCTGCCCAAGTACTTCACGGAGCACGTCTGGGCGCAGATTTCTGCCTCCGGAACATACTACCGGCCCTTATTTTTGTTGTGGTTACGTCTGAATCACGCGTTATTCGGAGTCCAGAACCCGTTTCCGTGGCACTTGACGACCGTGCTTTTGCATCTTCTCGCGGTGACGTTGGTTTTCCGGCTCCTGATCAAGACATTCAGCCTCGAAGTCGCCGGAATCGCGACTTTCGTGTTCGCGCTGCACCCCGGACACGTTGAATCCGTCGCGTGGATCTCCGGCTGTACTGAGCCGCTCATGACCTGTGCGCTCGTCGGCGCAATCCTCTGCTGGACGAATCGCAGAAATTCTCGGGGTGCGCTTTGGCTCGCGGCCTCATGGCTGCTCTGTCTCGCCAGCCTGTTGATCAAAGAAACCGCAGTGCTGTTGCCGGTCCTGATCTTTGTCTATTCACTTTTCGAAGACCGTGAATCGCCGCGCTTCGACGCTTACAAGCGCGCAGTCCTGAACACGCTGCCCTTCGCGGTAATCACGGTCGCGGAATTGATGGTTCGCGCTCGCGTGCTTCGCGGCGGCGTCGCCGACGAACCGCATCCGGCGATGCAAACGCTGCTGACAGTTCCATCAGCGATTTCTTTTTACATTCAACATCTGTTCTGGCCCGTGAAATTGAGCCCTTTCTACGGCCTCGAGCTGATGCAAAAATTCAGCGCCGTTGTCGTGATTCCGGCGGCTCTCGTCGCTCTCTGCGCCGTCGCACTTCTTCTTGTCCTCGCATTTCGCTCGCGCACATTGCTGATCGCCGTCGCATGGCTTGTTTTACCTGTGCTGCCTGCGCTCATTGGCATCCGCCTCTTTGATAGCAACGATATCGTTCACGACCGCTATCTCTATCTCTCGACGATCGGACTAGGACTTCTTCTTGGACTTGCGATCTCCCGGCTTCCGGCGGCGGGCACAGAGATTTTCCGCCTCCCACGCGCGCAATTTGCGTGCATCGCGCTTATCGCGATCGCAATTGCTGCTGGAACCGCGCTGGAAATTCGCCCCTGGAGCAACAATCTCGCCTTGTTCCTCCGTGGGGTCGACGTCGCACCCAACAGCACGCCGGCCTACAGTCATCTCGCCTTCGAGGTTTACAAGCGCGGCGATGCCGCGGATGCCGAGCGCCTCTACAAACACGCCGTGGCGCTTGGCCCCAACGACTGGCCCGCGAATTTTGGCTTGGCTATGATCGAAATGCGCATGTCGAACTGGAACGAGGCCGACCGATTTTTCCAACGCGCAATCGAGATCAGCCCTTCGGTGAGCAATGGAAGCTATCTTCTGCAAGCACGGGTCCGGGTCGAAATGCAGCATTACGATGCCGCCGAAAAAAGCGTGCGGGAAGCGATCGACAACTGGCCGAACATCGCGAGCCAGCATTTATTATTGGCTCAGATCCTGACAAAGCAAGGGCGCATTGAGGAAGCCCGCTCTGAATATCAGAAGGAGTTGACGCTTAATCCCACCTCCACCGAAGCACGGATGGGACTCGCGGAAATTGGGCAGTGA
- the rpsL gene encoding 30S ribosomal protein S12: MPTFNQLVRKGRTAPKFKTASPALQSCPQKRGVCTRVYTQTPKKPNSALRKVARVRLTNGIEVTTYIPGIGHNLQEHSIVLIRGGRVKDLPGVRYHVVRGTLDSVGVANRKQGRSKYGAKRPKA, encoded by the coding sequence GTGCCTACATTTAATCAACTCGTGCGTAAGGGCCGTACGGCGCCGAAGTTCAAGACGGCGAGCCCGGCATTGCAATCGTGCCCGCAGAAGCGTGGCGTTTGCACCCGCGTTTACACCCAGACGCCCAAGAAGCCGAACTCGGCGCTGCGCAAAGTTGCGCGTGTCCGCCTGACCAATGGAATTGAAGTGACGACGTACATCCCCGGCATCGGCCACAACCTGCAGGAGCACTCGATTGTGCTGATCCGCGGCGGCCGTGTGAAGGACCTGCCGGGCGTTCGTTATCACGTGGTACGCGGCACCCTGGATTCGGTGGGCGTAGCCAACCGCAAGCAGGGCCGTTCGAAGTATGGCGCCAAGCGCCCGAAAGCTTAA
- the rpsG gene encoding 30S ribosomal protein S7, which produces MPRKGHIAKREPLADPVYGSTLANKFVNSMMWDGKKSTAQGIFYEAMKKLEAKGGGEEAIKLFKKAVENAKPLLEVKTRRVGGANYQVPVEVNADRRTSLAIRWLISYSRGRGEKGMIDKLANELLDAANGRGAAIKKKEDVHRMAEANKAFAHYRW; this is translated from the coding sequence ATGCCTAGAAAAGGTCATATTGCGAAGCGCGAGCCACTGGCGGATCCGGTCTACGGTTCCACCCTGGCCAACAAGTTCGTGAACTCGATGATGTGGGACGGCAAGAAGAGCACCGCGCAGGGCATCTTCTACGAAGCGATGAAGAAGCTCGAAGCCAAGGGCGGCGGAGAAGAGGCCATCAAGTTGTTCAAGAAGGCCGTCGAGAACGCCAAGCCGTTGCTCGAAGTCAAGACTCGCCGAGTCGGTGGCGCGAACTACCAGGTGCCGGTGGAAGTGAATGCCGACCGCCGCACGTCGCTGGCGATTCGCTGGCTGATCTCGTACTCGCGTGGGCGTGGCGAGAAAGGCATGATCGATAAGCTCGCCAACGAGCTGCTCGATGCGGCCAACGGCCGTGGCGCCGCGATCAAGAAGAAGGAAGACGTACACCGCATGGCGGAAGCCAACAAGGCGTTCGCTCATTACCGTTGGTAA
- the fusA gene encoding elongation factor G, whose product MARQVPLERCRNIGIMAHIDAGKTTTTERVLFYTGRTHRIGEVHEGTATMDWMAQEQERGITITSAATTCTWRDERINIIDTPGHVDFTAEVERSLRVLDGAVAVFDAVHGVEPQSETVWRQADKYSVPRICFINKIDKMGADFEHAIDTIRKRLNAKPVAIQYPIGLEDKFKGVIDLFKMKALVWHDEAMGSQYDVEEIPAELLKKAQAFHNLMVETIAECDDELMAKYIEGEEMTAAELQAGLRRATIAMKVFPVTVGTAFKNKGVQTLLDAVVDYLPSPLDIPPVTGKNPDTGLEEQRSADDKQPFAALAFKIMTDPFVGQLTFIRVYSGQLKTGDSVYNSSKGRTERIGRLLKMHANKREEIGEIMAGDICAVVGLKTITTGDTISDEKHPLVLESIEFPTPVISVAVEPKTKSDQEKMGVALNKLAQEDPTFRVSTDPDSGQTIIAGMGELHLEILVDRMMREFHVQANVGKPQVAYRETIRKEAQAEGKYIRQTGGSGQYGHCKIRVGPNEPGKGYEFINDIVGGTIPKEFIKPIDQGIKEALEGGVLAGYEMVDVKVTLYDGSYHDVDSNEMAFKIAGSMAFKEAARKASPVLLEPVMSVEVVVPEEYMGVIIGDLNSRRGRIEGLEHRAGSQVVKAMVPLAEMFGYVNSMRSNTQGRATFSMHFAHYEEAPRSVAEEIVAKVQGKPAAR is encoded by the coding sequence GTGGCGAGACAGGTTCCATTAGAGCGTTGCAGGAATATCGGCATCATGGCGCACATCGATGCTGGTAAGACCACGACCACGGAGCGCGTCCTGTTTTACACGGGCCGCACGCACCGCATTGGCGAGGTCCACGAAGGCACGGCAACGATGGATTGGATGGCGCAAGAGCAGGAGCGCGGCATCACGATCACATCGGCGGCGACCACTTGCACCTGGCGCGACGAGCGCATCAACATCATCGATACTCCGGGCCACGTCGACTTCACCGCAGAAGTCGAGCGTTCGCTGCGCGTGTTGGACGGCGCAGTCGCGGTGTTTGACGCGGTGCACGGCGTCGAACCGCAGTCGGAAACGGTCTGGAGACAGGCTGACAAGTACTCGGTCCCGCGTATTTGCTTCATCAACAAGATCGACAAGATGGGTGCTGATTTCGAGCATGCCATCGACACCATCCGCAAGCGCCTCAACGCCAAGCCCGTCGCAATCCAATATCCCATCGGACTCGAAGACAAGTTCAAGGGCGTCATCGACCTCTTCAAGATGAAGGCGTTGGTGTGGCACGACGAAGCCATGGGTTCGCAGTACGACGTGGAAGAGATTCCCGCCGAACTGTTGAAGAAGGCGCAGGCGTTCCACAACCTGATGGTCGAAACCATCGCCGAGTGCGATGACGAACTGATGGCGAAGTACATTGAAGGCGAAGAGATGACGGCGGCTGAGCTTCAAGCTGGTCTCCGCCGCGCCACCATTGCGATGAAGGTCTTCCCGGTCACAGTGGGAACCGCCTTCAAGAACAAGGGTGTGCAGACGCTGCTCGACGCAGTCGTCGACTATCTGCCTTCGCCTCTCGACATTCCTCCGGTCACGGGAAAGAACCCGGACACCGGATTGGAAGAGCAGCGTAGCGCCGACGACAAGCAGCCGTTCGCCGCACTGGCGTTCAAGATCATGACCGACCCGTTCGTCGGACAGTTGACATTTATCCGCGTATACAGCGGACAGCTGAAGACGGGCGACAGCGTTTACAACAGCAGCAAGGGACGCACGGAGCGCATTGGCCGCCTGCTGAAAATGCATGCGAATAAGCGTGAAGAGATCGGCGAGATCATGGCGGGCGACATCTGCGCTGTGGTGGGCCTGAAGACGATCACGACCGGCGACACGATTTCCGATGAGAAGCATCCGCTGGTGCTGGAGTCGATCGAGTTCCCGACACCGGTTATCTCCGTCGCCGTGGAACCGAAGACCAAGAGCGACCAGGAAAAGATGGGCGTCGCGCTCAACAAGCTGGCGCAGGAAGATCCGACGTTCCGGGTGAGCACCGATCCCGACAGTGGGCAGACGATCATCGCGGGCATGGGCGAACTCCACCTGGAAATTCTCGTGGACCGCATGATGCGCGAGTTTCACGTGCAGGCCAACGTCGGCAAGCCGCAGGTTGCGTATCGTGAAACGATCCGCAAGGAAGCCCAGGCGGAAGGCAAGTACATCCGTCAGACCGGCGGCAGCGGCCAGTACGGACACTGCAAGATTCGCGTGGGTCCGAACGAGCCGGGCAAGGGCTACGAGTTCATCAACGACATCGTCGGTGGCACGATTCCGAAGGAATTCATCAAGCCGATCGACCAGGGCATCAAGGAAGCGCTCGAAGGCGGCGTACTCGCCGGCTACGAGATGGTGGACGTAAAGGTCACGCTGTACGACGGCAGCTACCACGATGTGGATTCCAACGAAATGGCATTCAAGATTGCCGGTTCGATGGCCTTCAAGGAAGCCGCGCGTAAAGCGAGCCCGGTGCTGCTGGAGCCGGTGATGTCAGTGGAAGTAGTGGTGCCGGAAGAGTACATGGGAGTGATCATCGGCGACTTGAACAGCCGCCGTGGGCGCATCGAGGGACTGGAGCATCGCGCCGGATCGCAGGTTGTGAAGGCGATGGTGCCGCTCGCGGAGATGTTCGGTTACGTCAACAGTATGCGTTCGAATACGCAGGGCCGCGCGACGTTCAGCATGCACTTTGCGCACTACGAAGAAGCGCCGCGTTCGGTGGCCGAAGAAATCGTAGCCAAGGTGCAGGGCAAACCGGCAGCACGGTGA
- a CDS encoding antibiotic biosynthesis monooxygenase: MIRELRIRPGREREFEERFLERWPRFLRNSEGYVRTELEKEVGFDTRYRITDVWQSHYGFEAFREQHREELKRFQEAIRADGIVETETQLGAYYGPGDDSDEGALAPA; encoded by the coding sequence GTGATCAGGGAGCTCCGGATACGACCTGGCAGGGAGCGTGAGTTTGAAGAGCGCTTCTTAGAAAGATGGCCAAGGTTTTTGCGAAACTCCGAAGGATACGTAAGGACGGAGCTCGAAAAAGAAGTTGGATTCGATACGCGGTATCGGATCACGGATGTTTGGCAGTCGCACTACGGGTTTGAGGCTTTTCGCGAGCAACACCGGGAAGAGCTGAAGCGGTTCCAGGAAGCGATCAGGGCAGACGGAATCGTAGAGACGGAAACGCAACTCGGCGCTTATTACGGCCCCGGGGATGACTCAGACGAAGGAGCCTTGGCTCCGGCATAG